Proteins from a genomic interval of Stigmatopora nigra isolate UIUO_SnigA chromosome 19, RoL_Snig_1.1, whole genome shotgun sequence:
- the vps26bl gene encoding vacuolar protein sorting-associated protein 26B-like, translated as MSFFGFGQSADIDIILNDAETRKKAEHKSEDGRKDKYFLFYDGETVSGKVNVTLKYPGKRLEHNGIKVEFIGQIELYYDRGNHHEFVSLVKDLARPGELTQSQTFDFEFTHVEKPYEAYTGQNVKLRYFLRTTISRRLSDITKEVDVVVHTLSTYPDINSSIKMEVGIEDCLHIEFEYNKSKYHLKDVIVGKIYFLLVRIKIKHMEIDIIKRETTGTGPNVYHENDTIAKYEIMDGAPVRGESIPIRLFLAGYEITPTMKDINKKFSVRYYLNLVLIDEEERRYFKQQEITLWRKGDVVKKSMSHQAIIASQRFESSPNAAKSQADEGDG; from the exons AtgagtttttttggttttggtcaAAGTGCCGATATCGATATAATACTCAATGATGCCGAAACGAGGAAGAAAGCTGAGCATAAAAGCGAGGACGGCAGGAAGGACAAATATTTCCTTTTCTACGACGGAGAAACGGTGTCGGGAAAGGTCAACGTGACACTTAAGTACCCTGGAAAGAGACTGGAACACAACGGCATCAAGGTCGAGTTTATCGGCCAAATTG AGCTTTACTACGACAGGGGAAACCACCATGAGTTTGTGTCTCTAGTGAAAGACTTGGCACGGCCAGGGGAGCTCACACAGTCGCAGACATTTGACTTTGAGTTCACACATGTGGAAAAGCCCTATGAAGCTTACACTGGCCAGAATGTCAAATTACG CTATTTTCTGAGGACCACCATAAGCCGAAGACTCAGTGACATTACCAAAGAGGTTGACGTTGTCGTTCACACGCTCAGCACTTATCCTGATATCAACTCCTCCATCAAGATGGAAGTAGGCATTGAGGACTGTCTACACATAGAGTTTGAGTACAATAAATCAAA GTACCATCTCAAAGATGTGATTGTAGGCAAGATCTACTTCTTACTTGTGAGGATTAAAATCAAGCACATGGAGATTGACATCATTAAACGAGAAACAACTGGCACAGGGCCAAACGTCTACCACGAGAACGATACCATTGCCAAGTATGAAATCATGGATGGCGCACCAGTCAGAG GAGAGTCCATCCCCATCAGGCTGTTCCTGGCAGGCTATGAGATCACTCCCACCATGAAGGACATAAACAAGAAGTTTTCGGTGCGCTACTACCTCAACTTGGTGCTCATTGATGAAGAGGAGAGGCGATATTTTAAACAGCAG GAAATCACCCTTTGGAGGAAAGGTGACGTGGTGAAAAAGAGCATGTCTCATCAAGCCATTATCGCTTCTCAACGCTTTGAAAGCTCACCTAATGCCGCAAAAAGTCAAGCTGATGAAGGGGATGGCTGA